A region of Pseudorca crassidens isolate mPseCra1 chromosome 8, mPseCra1.hap1, whole genome shotgun sequence DNA encodes the following proteins:
- the WDR91 gene encoding WD repeat-containing protein 91 isoform X2, giving the protein MAEAVERTDELVREYLLFRGFTHTLRQLDAEIKADKEKGFRVDKIVDQLQQLMQVYDLAALRDYWNYLERRLFSRLEDMYRPTINKLKTSLFRFYLVYTIQTNRSDKAQEFFAKQATELQNQAEWKDWFVLPFLPSPDTNPIFATYFSRQWADTFIVSLHNFLSVLFQCMPVPVILNFDAECQRTNQIQEENEVLRQKLFALQAEIHRLKKEEQQPEEEEALVQHRLPSYVSNMDRLGDSELAMVCSQRNASLSQSPRVGFLSSLLPQSKKSPSRLLPAQAPPQAQSSAKKESFGGQCAEKKPEAGGPEAEPCPELHVEVLETLARAPAAGPEGGGVRPEQPFIVLGQEEYAEHHSSIMHCRVDCSGRRVASLDVDGVIKVWSFNPIMQTKASSISKSPLLSLEWATKRDRLLLLGSGVGTVRLYDTEAKKNLCEISINDDMPRILSLACSPSGASFVCSAAAPSLAAQVDLSAPDIGSKGTNQVPGKLLLWDTKTMKQQLQFSLDPEPIAINCTAFNHNGNLLVTGAADGVIRLFDMQQHECAMSWKAHCGEVCSVEFSYDENTVYSIGEDGKFIQWNIHKSGLKVSEYGLPTDATGPFVLSGYSGYKQVQVPRGRLFAFDSEGNYMLTCSATGGVIYKLGGEEKVLESCLSLGGHRAPVVTVDWSTAVDCGTCLTASMDGKIKLTTLLAHKV; this is encoded by the exons ATGGCGGAGGCAGTGGAGCGCACAGACGAGCTGGTCCGCGAGTACTTGCTCTTCCGCGGCTTCACGCACACGCTGCGGCAGCTGGACGCCGAGATCAAGGCGGACAAGGAGAAGGGGTTCCGG GTGGACAAGATTGTGGACCAGCTGCAGCAGTTAATGCAGGTGTATGACTTGGCTGCCCTTCGGGATTATTGGAACTACCTGGAACGTCGGCTCTTCAGCCGTTTGGAGGATATGTATAGACCCACCATCAACAAGCTGAAAACCAGCCTGTTCCGCTTTTATCTCGTCTACACAATCCAG ACAAACAGAAGTGACAAGGCTCAGGAGTTCTTTGCAAAGCAGGCCACGGAGCTCCAGAACCAGGCCGAGTGGAAGGATTGGTTTGTCCTGCCCTTCCTGCCATCCCCAGATACCAACCCCATCTTTGCTACCTACTTTTCTCGCCAGTGGGCCGACACCTTCATCGTGTCCCTGCACAACTTCCTGAGCGTCCTGTTTCAGTGCATGC CGGTTCCCGTGATCCTGAACTTCGATGCAGAGTGCCAGCGGACCAACCAGattcaggaagaaaatgaagttcTGCGCCAGAAG CTGTTTGCACTGCAAGCTGAAATCCACCGACTGAAGAAAGAGGAGCAACagccagaagaggaagaggcctTAGTCCAGCACAGACTGCCTTCTTATGTCTCCAACATGGACCGCCTGGGGGACTCGGAACT AGCCATGGTGTGCAGCCAGAGGAACGCTTCCCTCTCCCAGTCGCCTCGTGTGGGCTTCCTGTCCTCGCTGCTGCCTCAGAGTAAGAAGAGCCCCTCAAGGTTGTTGCCTGCCCAGGCCCCCCCTCAGGCTCAGAGCTCGGCCAAGAAGGAGTCCTTTGGCGGCCAG TGTGCAGAGAAGAAGCCCGAAGCTGGTGGCCcggaggcagagccctgcccgGAGCTCCACGTGGAGGTGCTGGAGACCCTGGCGCGGGCTCCTGCCGCAGGCCCTGAGGGTGGGGGGGTCCGACCCGAGCAGCCGTTCATCGTGCTGGGGCAGGAGGAGTACGCAGAGCACCACTCCTCCATCATGCACTGCAG AGTGGACTGCTCGGGGAGGAGGGTCGCCAGCTTAGACGTAGATGGGGTCATCAAAGTGTGGTCCTTCAACCCCATCATGCAGACCAAGGCATCCTCCATTTCCAAGTCGCCACTGCTCTCTTTAGAGTGGGCCACCAAACGGGACAGGCTG CTCCTGCTGGGCAGTGGTGTGGGGACGGTGCGCCTCTATGACACGGAAGCCAAGAAGAACCTCTGTGAAATCAGCATCAACGATGATATGCCCAG GATTCTGTCTCTCGCGTGTAGCCCCAGCGGGGCCTCTTTCGTCTGTTCAGCTGCAGCTCCGAGCCTTGCTGCCCAGGTGGACTTGTCCGCACCAGACATCGGCAGCAAGGGCACTAACCAGGTTCCTGGCAAGCTGCTGCTGTGGGACACGAAAACCATGAAGCAGCAG CTCCAGTTCTCCCTGGATCCGGAGCCCATTGCCATCAACTGCACAGCCTTCAATCACAATGGGAACCTGTTGGTCACGGGGGCAGCTGATGGTGTCATTCGGCTGTTCG ATATGCAGCAGCATGAGTGCGCTATGAGCTGGAAGGCCCACTGCGGGGAGGTCTGCTCTGTGGAGTTCAGCTACGATGAGAACACCGTGTACAGCATTGGCGAGGACGGGAAG TTCATCCAGTGGAACATCCACAAGAGCGGCCTGAAGGTGTCCGAGTACGGCCTCCCCACTGACGCCACGGGCCCCTTCGTGCTGTCGGGTTACAGCGGCTACAAGCAGGTCCAGGTCCCCCGGGGCCGACTCTTCGCTTTTGACTCGGAGGGGAATTACATGCTGACGTGCTCTGCCACAGGGGGCGTCATCTACAAG
- the WDR91 gene encoding WD repeat-containing protein 91 isoform X3 has translation MQVYDLAALRDYWNYLERRLFSRLEDMYRPTINKLKTSLFRFYLVYTIQTNRSDKAQEFFAKQATELQNQAEWKDWFVLPFLPSPDTNPIFATYFSRQWADTFIVSLHNFLSVLFQCMPVPVILNFDAECQRTNQIQEENEVLRQKLFALQAEIHRLKKEEQQPEEEEALVQHRLPSYVSNMDRLGDSELAMVCSQRNASLSQSPRVGFLSSLLPQSKKSPSRLLPAQAPPQAQSSAKKESFGGQSTKGREPACAPKDGKSLFSGLATGESSWSQHRQRRLQDHGKERKELFSMTLQCAEKKPEAGGPEAEPCPELHVEVLETLARAPAAGPEGGGVRPEQPFIVLGQEEYAEHHSSIMHCRVDCSGRRVASLDVDGVIKVWSFNPIMQTKASSISKSPLLSLEWATKRDRLLLLGSGVGTVRLYDTEAKKNLCEISINDDMPRILSLACSPSGASFVCSAAAPSLAAQVDLSAPDIGSKGTNQVPGKLLLWDTKTMKQQLQFSLDPEPIAINCTAFNHNGNLLVTGAADGVIRLFDMQQHECAMSWKAHCGEVCSVEFSYDENTVYSIGEDGKFIQWNIHKSGLKVSEYGLPTDATGPFVLSGYSGYKQVQVPRGRLFAFDSEGNYMLTCSATGGVIYKLGGEEKVLESCLSLGGHRAPVVTVDWSTAVDCGTCLTASMDGKIKLTTLLAHKV, from the exons ATGCAGGTGTATGACTTGGCTGCCCTTCGGGATTATTGGAACTACCTGGAACGTCGGCTCTTCAGCCGTTTGGAGGATATGTATAGACCCACCATCAACAAGCTGAAAACCAGCCTGTTCCGCTTTTATCTCGTCTACACAATCCAG ACAAACAGAAGTGACAAGGCTCAGGAGTTCTTTGCAAAGCAGGCCACGGAGCTCCAGAACCAGGCCGAGTGGAAGGATTGGTTTGTCCTGCCCTTCCTGCCATCCCCAGATACCAACCCCATCTTTGCTACCTACTTTTCTCGCCAGTGGGCCGACACCTTCATCGTGTCCCTGCACAACTTCCTGAGCGTCCTGTTTCAGTGCATGC CGGTTCCCGTGATCCTGAACTTCGATGCAGAGTGCCAGCGGACCAACCAGattcaggaagaaaatgaagttcTGCGCCAGAAG CTGTTTGCACTGCAAGCTGAAATCCACCGACTGAAGAAAGAGGAGCAACagccagaagaggaagaggcctTAGTCCAGCACAGACTGCCTTCTTATGTCTCCAACATGGACCGCCTGGGGGACTCGGAACT AGCCATGGTGTGCAGCCAGAGGAACGCTTCCCTCTCCCAGTCGCCTCGTGTGGGCTTCCTGTCCTCGCTGCTGCCTCAGAGTAAGAAGAGCCCCTCAAGGTTGTTGCCTGCCCAGGCCCCCCCTCAGGCTCAGAGCTCGGCCAAGAAGGAGTCCTTTGGCGGCCAG AGCACCAAGGGTAGGGAGCCAGCATGTGCGCCCAAGGACGGGAAGAGCCTCTTCAGCGGGCTGGCCACTGGGGAGTCCAGCTGGTCACAGCACCGCCAGCGGCGCCTGCAGGACCATGGCAAGGAACGGAAGGAGCTCTTCTCCATGACTCTGCAG TGTGCAGAGAAGAAGCCCGAAGCTGGTGGCCcggaggcagagccctgcccgGAGCTCCACGTGGAGGTGCTGGAGACCCTGGCGCGGGCTCCTGCCGCAGGCCCTGAGGGTGGGGGGGTCCGACCCGAGCAGCCGTTCATCGTGCTGGGGCAGGAGGAGTACGCAGAGCACCACTCCTCCATCATGCACTGCAG AGTGGACTGCTCGGGGAGGAGGGTCGCCAGCTTAGACGTAGATGGGGTCATCAAAGTGTGGTCCTTCAACCCCATCATGCAGACCAAGGCATCCTCCATTTCCAAGTCGCCACTGCTCTCTTTAGAGTGGGCCACCAAACGGGACAGGCTG CTCCTGCTGGGCAGTGGTGTGGGGACGGTGCGCCTCTATGACACGGAAGCCAAGAAGAACCTCTGTGAAATCAGCATCAACGATGATATGCCCAG GATTCTGTCTCTCGCGTGTAGCCCCAGCGGGGCCTCTTTCGTCTGTTCAGCTGCAGCTCCGAGCCTTGCTGCCCAGGTGGACTTGTCCGCACCAGACATCGGCAGCAAGGGCACTAACCAGGTTCCTGGCAAGCTGCTGCTGTGGGACACGAAAACCATGAAGCAGCAG CTCCAGTTCTCCCTGGATCCGGAGCCCATTGCCATCAACTGCACAGCCTTCAATCACAATGGGAACCTGTTGGTCACGGGGGCAGCTGATGGTGTCATTCGGCTGTTCG ATATGCAGCAGCATGAGTGCGCTATGAGCTGGAAGGCCCACTGCGGGGAGGTCTGCTCTGTGGAGTTCAGCTACGATGAGAACACCGTGTACAGCATTGGCGAGGACGGGAAG TTCATCCAGTGGAACATCCACAAGAGCGGCCTGAAGGTGTCCGAGTACGGCCTCCCCACTGACGCCACGGGCCCCTTCGTGCTGTCGGGTTACAGCGGCTACAAGCAGGTCCAGGTCCCCCGGGGCCGACTCTTCGCTTTTGACTCGGAGGGGAATTACATGCTGACGTGCTCTGCCACAGGGGGCGTCATCTACAAG
- the WDR91 gene encoding WD repeat-containing protein 91 isoform X1, with translation MAEAVERTDELVREYLLFRGFTHTLRQLDAEIKADKEKGFRVDKIVDQLQQLMQVYDLAALRDYWNYLERRLFSRLEDMYRPTINKLKTSLFRFYLVYTIQTNRSDKAQEFFAKQATELQNQAEWKDWFVLPFLPSPDTNPIFATYFSRQWADTFIVSLHNFLSVLFQCMPVPVILNFDAECQRTNQIQEENEVLRQKLFALQAEIHRLKKEEQQPEEEEALVQHRLPSYVSNMDRLGDSELAMVCSQRNASLSQSPRVGFLSSLLPQSKKSPSRLLPAQAPPQAQSSAKKESFGGQSTKGREPACAPKDGKSLFSGLATGESSWSQHRQRRLQDHGKERKELFSMTLQCAEKKPEAGGPEAEPCPELHVEVLETLARAPAAGPEGGGVRPEQPFIVLGQEEYAEHHSSIMHCRVDCSGRRVASLDVDGVIKVWSFNPIMQTKASSISKSPLLSLEWATKRDRLLLLGSGVGTVRLYDTEAKKNLCEISINDDMPRILSLACSPSGASFVCSAAAPSLAAQVDLSAPDIGSKGTNQVPGKLLLWDTKTMKQQLQFSLDPEPIAINCTAFNHNGNLLVTGAADGVIRLFDMQQHECAMSWKAHCGEVCSVEFSYDENTVYSIGEDGKFIQWNIHKSGLKVSEYGLPTDATGPFVLSGYSGYKQVQVPRGRLFAFDSEGNYMLTCSATGGVIYKLGGEEKVLESCLSLGGHRAPVVTVDWSTAVDCGTCLTASMDGKIKLTTLLAHKV, from the exons ATGGCGGAGGCAGTGGAGCGCACAGACGAGCTGGTCCGCGAGTACTTGCTCTTCCGCGGCTTCACGCACACGCTGCGGCAGCTGGACGCCGAGATCAAGGCGGACAAGGAGAAGGGGTTCCGG GTGGACAAGATTGTGGACCAGCTGCAGCAGTTAATGCAGGTGTATGACTTGGCTGCCCTTCGGGATTATTGGAACTACCTGGAACGTCGGCTCTTCAGCCGTTTGGAGGATATGTATAGACCCACCATCAACAAGCTGAAAACCAGCCTGTTCCGCTTTTATCTCGTCTACACAATCCAG ACAAACAGAAGTGACAAGGCTCAGGAGTTCTTTGCAAAGCAGGCCACGGAGCTCCAGAACCAGGCCGAGTGGAAGGATTGGTTTGTCCTGCCCTTCCTGCCATCCCCAGATACCAACCCCATCTTTGCTACCTACTTTTCTCGCCAGTGGGCCGACACCTTCATCGTGTCCCTGCACAACTTCCTGAGCGTCCTGTTTCAGTGCATGC CGGTTCCCGTGATCCTGAACTTCGATGCAGAGTGCCAGCGGACCAACCAGattcaggaagaaaatgaagttcTGCGCCAGAAG CTGTTTGCACTGCAAGCTGAAATCCACCGACTGAAGAAAGAGGAGCAACagccagaagaggaagaggcctTAGTCCAGCACAGACTGCCTTCTTATGTCTCCAACATGGACCGCCTGGGGGACTCGGAACT AGCCATGGTGTGCAGCCAGAGGAACGCTTCCCTCTCCCAGTCGCCTCGTGTGGGCTTCCTGTCCTCGCTGCTGCCTCAGAGTAAGAAGAGCCCCTCAAGGTTGTTGCCTGCCCAGGCCCCCCCTCAGGCTCAGAGCTCGGCCAAGAAGGAGTCCTTTGGCGGCCAG AGCACCAAGGGTAGGGAGCCAGCATGTGCGCCCAAGGACGGGAAGAGCCTCTTCAGCGGGCTGGCCACTGGGGAGTCCAGCTGGTCACAGCACCGCCAGCGGCGCCTGCAGGACCATGGCAAGGAACGGAAGGAGCTCTTCTCCATGACTCTGCAG TGTGCAGAGAAGAAGCCCGAAGCTGGTGGCCcggaggcagagccctgcccgGAGCTCCACGTGGAGGTGCTGGAGACCCTGGCGCGGGCTCCTGCCGCAGGCCCTGAGGGTGGGGGGGTCCGACCCGAGCAGCCGTTCATCGTGCTGGGGCAGGAGGAGTACGCAGAGCACCACTCCTCCATCATGCACTGCAG AGTGGACTGCTCGGGGAGGAGGGTCGCCAGCTTAGACGTAGATGGGGTCATCAAAGTGTGGTCCTTCAACCCCATCATGCAGACCAAGGCATCCTCCATTTCCAAGTCGCCACTGCTCTCTTTAGAGTGGGCCACCAAACGGGACAGGCTG CTCCTGCTGGGCAGTGGTGTGGGGACGGTGCGCCTCTATGACACGGAAGCCAAGAAGAACCTCTGTGAAATCAGCATCAACGATGATATGCCCAG GATTCTGTCTCTCGCGTGTAGCCCCAGCGGGGCCTCTTTCGTCTGTTCAGCTGCAGCTCCGAGCCTTGCTGCCCAGGTGGACTTGTCCGCACCAGACATCGGCAGCAAGGGCACTAACCAGGTTCCTGGCAAGCTGCTGCTGTGGGACACGAAAACCATGAAGCAGCAG CTCCAGTTCTCCCTGGATCCGGAGCCCATTGCCATCAACTGCACAGCCTTCAATCACAATGGGAACCTGTTGGTCACGGGGGCAGCTGATGGTGTCATTCGGCTGTTCG ATATGCAGCAGCATGAGTGCGCTATGAGCTGGAAGGCCCACTGCGGGGAGGTCTGCTCTGTGGAGTTCAGCTACGATGAGAACACCGTGTACAGCATTGGCGAGGACGGGAAG TTCATCCAGTGGAACATCCACAAGAGCGGCCTGAAGGTGTCCGAGTACGGCCTCCCCACTGACGCCACGGGCCCCTTCGTGCTGTCGGGTTACAGCGGCTACAAGCAGGTCCAGGTCCCCCGGGGCCGACTCTTCGCTTTTGACTCGGAGGGGAATTACATGCTGACGTGCTCTGCCACAGGGGGCGTCATCTACAAG